One genomic region from Phragmites australis chromosome 1, lpPhrAust1.1, whole genome shotgun sequence encodes:
- the LOC133915594 gene encoding uncharacterized protein LOC133915594 has product MLCRLQLREEFHLPSETGRPHLFLQLLDPSAMDADEEPRPSCSCKASRCIQRYCNCFGSRWYCSDTCICEGCLNTEDREAFVEERAELVLKKRPGAFGSKIAIVGDTSSQGKQQWRHVKGCNCRRSECMKMYCECFKNKVACTERCQCDGCGNGHGARNDDARLLHNNGNSGGKSDDGCGTPDGSNGTSNETAVVTDESSHSPTEAGVTENAAASGNPCDLDPGVHASNGDGLGDMLFGLSFRRKLLAPECSSPNTSGACAGCGA; this is encoded by the exons atgttatgCCGGCTGCAACTCAGAGAGGAATTCCATCTTCCATCGGAGACCGGCCGGCCGCATCTGTTCTTACAACTGCTCGACCCGTCGGCCATGGACGCCGACGAAGAGCCGAGGCCAAGCTGCAGCTGTAAGGCCTCCCGCTGCATCCAGCG CTACTGCAATTGCTTCGGCAGCAGGTGGTACTGCTCCGACACCTGCATATGCGAGGGCTGCCTGAACACCGAGGACAGGGAAGCCTTTGTGGAGGAGAGAGCCGAGCTGGTACTGAAGAAGAGGCCCGGCGCGTTCGGGTCCAAGATCGCTATCGTCGGAGACACGTCCAGCCAG GGAAAGCAACAGTGGAGGCACGTCAAGGGGTGCAACTGCCGCAGGTCCGAGTGCATGAAAATGTACTGCGAGTGCTTCAAG AACAAAGTCGCGTGCACCGAGAGATGCCAGTGCGACGGGTGTGGCAACGGCCATGGAGCAAGGAACGACG ATGCGAGACTGCTTCACAACAATGGCAATTCGGGCGGAAAATCTGACGACGGTTGTGGAACACCTGACGGTTCTAACGGGACATCGAATGAGACAGCGGTGGTTACAGACGAGAGCTCGCATTCCCCAACAGAGGCAGGCGTGACGGAAAACGCCGCAGCGTCTGGCAACCCTTGTGATCTTGATCCAGGTGTTCATGCATCCAA TGGTGATGGCCTTGGTGACATGCTCTTCGGTTTATCTTTTAGAAGGAAGTTACTCGCACCAGAATGCTCCTCCCCAAACACATCAGGGGCCTGTGCAGGCTGTGGCGCCTGA
- the LOC133915571 gene encoding ABC transporter G family member 37-like isoform X1 — translation MDREIHRMASLQRDSSLWRRGDDVFSRSSSRFHDEEDDEEALRWAALERLPTYDRVRRGILAPDEGGEKVEVDVGRLGARESRALIERLIRAADDDHERFLLKLKERMDRVGIDYPTIEVRFENLEVEANVHVGNRGLPTLLNSVTNTIEAIGNTLHIFPSRKQPMTVLHDVSGIIKPRRMTLLLGPPGSGKTTLLLALAGKLDKDLKVSGKVTYNGHEMNEFVPQRTAAYISQHDLHMGEMTVRETLAFSARCQGVGTRYEMLIELARREKAANIKPDHDIDVYMKASAIGGQESSIVTDYILKILGLEVCADTVVGNDMLRGISGGQRKRVTTGEMLVGPARALFMDEISTGLDSSTTYQIVNSLRQTIHILGGTAVISLLQPAPETYNLFDDIILLSDGQVVYQGPRENVLEFFEFMGFRCPARKGVADFLQEVTSRKDQGQYWYRQDRPYRFIPVKKFADEFRTFHVGRSIQNELSEPFDRTRSHPAALATSKFGVNRMELLKATIDRELLLMKRNAFMYIFKAVNLTLMAFIVMTTFFRTNMHRDSTYGMIYMGALYFALDTIMFNGFAELAMTVMKLPVFFKQRDLLFFPAWAYTIPSWILQIPITFFEVGVYVFTTYYVIGFDPSVSRFFKQYLLLLVLNQMSSALFRFIAGIGRDMVVSHTFGPLSLLAFVTLGGFILARPDVKKWWIWGYWISPLSYAQNAISTNEFLGHSWSNILPGTNETVGVSVLKSRGIFTESKWYWIGLGALLGYTLLFNLLYTVALSVLSPLTDSHGSMSEEALKEKHANLTGEVIEGHKENKSRRQELELSHSVGQNSVTGSEDSSQSRKGMVLPFAPLSLNFNNIRYSVDMPEAMKAQGVTEDRLLLLKGVSGSFRPGVLTALMGVSGAGKTTLMDVLAGRKTGGYIEGDITISGYPKKQETFARISGYCEQNDIHSPHVTVYESLVFSARLRLPSDVDSETRKMFIEEVMDLVELRSLRGALVGLPGVSGLSTEQRKRLTIAVELVANPSIIFMDEPTSGLDARAAAIVMRTVRNTVNTGRTVVCTIHQPSIDIFEAFDELFLMKRGGEEIYVGPVGQNSSKLIEYFEVIEGISKIKDGYNPATWMLEVTSSAQEEMLGIDFSEIYRQSELYQRNKELIEELSTPPPGSTDLHFPTQYSTSIFTQCLACLWKQKLSYWRNPSYTAVRLLFTIVIALMFGTMFWDLGRKTNTRQDLFNAMGSMYAAVLYIGVQNSGTVQPVVVVERTVFYRERAAGMYSAFPYAFGQVAIEFPYILVQTVIYGVLVYSMIGFEWTVAKFLWYLFFMYFTLLYFTFYGMMAVGLTPNESVAAIISSAFYNIWNLFSGYLIPRPRIPVWWRWYSWICPVAWTFYGLVASQFGDLQHNLKGEDKDQTVAHFIEDYFGFHHDFLWVVAVVHVAFVVIFTFLFSFAIMKFNFQKR, via the exons ATGGATCGAGAGATACACCGGATGGCGAGCCTGCAGCGGGACAGCTCGCTGTGGCGCCGCGGGGACGACGTGTTCTCGCGGTCGTCGTCGCGGTTCCAcgacgaggaggacgacgaggaggcccTGCGGTGGGCGGCGCTGGAGCGGCTCCCCACGTACGACCGCGTGCGGCGGGGCATCCTGGCGCCGGACGAGGGCGGGGAGAAGGTGGAGGTGGacgtcgggcggctgggcgcgcgCGAGTCGCGGGCCCTCATCGAGCGGCTCATCCGCGCCGCCGACGACGACCACGAGCGGTTCCTCCTCAAGCTAAAGGAGCGCATGGACCGGGTGGGCATCGACTACCCGACCATCGAGGTGCGGTTCGAGAACCTAGAGGTGGAGGCGAACGTGCACGTTGGCAACCGCGGCCTCCCCACGCTCCTCAACTCCGTCACCAACACCATCGAG GCCATCGGGAACACGCTCCACATCTTCCCCAGCAGGAAGCAGCCGATGACCGTCCTCCATGACGTCAGCGGGATCATCAAGCCCCGGAG GATGACCTTGCTGCTGGGACCTCCTGGTTCAGGCAAGACCACCTTGCTTCTGGCGTTGGCCGGGAAGCTTGACAAGGACCTCAAGGTTTCCGGTAAGGTTACCTACAATGGCCACGAGATGAACGAGTTTGTCCCGCAAAGGACTGCAGCGTACATCAGCCAACACGATCTCCACATGGGGGAGATGACCGTGAGGGAGACCTTGGCCTTCTCAGCACGATGCCAAGGTGTTGGTACTAGATACG AAATGCTGATTGAGTTGGCGAGAAGGGAAAAGGCAGCGAACATCAAGCCGGATCATGATATTGATGTCTATATGAAG GCCTCAGCTATTGGTGGGCAAGAATCCAGTATTGTTACAGACTACATACTGAAG ATATTAGGACTGGAGGTCTGCGCTGACACGGTGGTAGGAAATGATATGTTGAGGGGTATTTCTGGTGGACAACGGAAGCGTGTCACAACAG GTGAAATGCTTGTTGGTCCAGCAAGAGCTCTGTTCATGGATGAGATATCCACTGGACTGGACAGCTCAACGACATACCAGATTGTGAATTCCCTTAGGCAGACCATCCACATCCTTGGTGGAACTGCTGTCATCTCCTTGCTCCAGCCAGCACCTGAAACATACAACTTATTTGATGACATTATACTCCTCTCTGACGGGCAGGTTGTGTACCAGGGCCCCCGTGAAAATGTGCTCGAGTTCTTTGAGTTCATGGGCTTCAGATGCCCCGCACGAAAGGGTGTTGCTGATTTCTTGCAGGAA GTGACATCAAGGAAAGACCAGGGGCAGTATTGGTATAGGCAGGACAGGCCATACCGTTTTATACCCGTGAAGAAATTTGCTGATGAATTCCGTACCTTCCACGTGGGCCGGTCCATACAAAATGAACTTTCAGAGCCCTTTGATAGGACCCGCAGCCATCCTGCTGCTCTTGCTACTTCAAAGTTTGGTGTCAATAGGATGGAATTGCTCAAAGCCACTATTGATAGAGAGCTTCTACTCATGAAGAGGAATGCATTTATGTACATTTTCAAAGCTGTTAAT CTAACTCTTATGGCATTTATCGTGATGACCACATTTTTCCGTACGAACATGCACCGTGATTCTACTTATGGAATGATCTACATGGGAGCACTCTACTTTGCCCTCGACACAATCATGTTCAATGGTTTCGCAGAGCTTGCCATGACTGTCATGAAACTGCCTGTTTTCTTCAAGCAGAGGGATCTTCTCTTCTTCCCTGCATGGGCCTACACCATACCATCGTGGATTCTTCAGATCCCTATCACATTTTTTGAAGTCGGAGTTTATGTATTCACCACATACTATGTCATTGGATTCGATCCCAGTGTGAGCAG GTTCTTTAAGCAGTATCTGCTGCTCCTTGTACTGAATCAGATGTCATCTGCACTTTTCCGCTTCATTGCTGGAATTGGAAGAGACATGGTTGTGTCTCACACCTTTGGACCTTTATCACTGTTGGCTTTCGTGACACTGGGTGGCTTTATCCTTGCAAGAC CTGATGTGAAGAAATGGTGGATTTGGGGTTACTGGATCTCTCCGCTATCATACGCACAGAATGCTATTTCAACAAATGAATTTCTAGGGCATAGTTGGAGCAAT ATTCTTCCTGGAACAAATGAGACTGTGGGAGTTAGTGTTCTTAAATCTCGTGGCATCTTTACTGAATCTAAGTGGTATTGGATCGGGCTCGGTGCCTTGCTTGGATATACGCTCCTCTTTAACCTGCTCTATACTGTAGCTCTTTCAGTTTTGAGTC CATTAACTGACTCTCACGGATCAATGTCCGAAGAGGCATTGAAAGAAAAGCATGCCAACTTAACCGGTGAAGTCATTGAGGGACATAAGGAAAATAAATCTAGAAGGCAGGAATTGGAGTTGTCCCACAGTGTTGGCCAAAACTCTGTGACTGGCAGTGAGGATTCTAGTCAGAGCAGGAAGGGAATGGTACTCCCATTTGCACCATTGTCACTTAATTTTAACAACATAAGATACTCAGTGGACATGCCCGAG GCAATGAAAGCACaaggagtaacagaagaccgcCTGCTGCTTTTGAAGGGTGTTAGTGGTTCTTTCAGACCAGGAGTACTTACTGCATTGATGGGTGTTAGTGGTGCCGGAAAGACCACTCTGATGGATGTATTAGCAGGCAGAAAAACTGGAGGCTACATTGAAGGAGATATCACTATCTCAGGCTATCCAAAGAAGCAAGAGACCTTTGCACGTATATCAGGATACTGTGAGCAAAATGATATTCATTCTCCACACGTAACAGTATATGAGTCACTCGTGTTTTCTGCAAGGCTGCGGCTTCCTTCAGATGTCGATTCAGAAACAAGAAAG ATGTTCATCGAGGAGGTCATGGATCTTGTAGAGCTCAGATCATTGAGGGGTGCACTTGTTGGGCTTCCTGGAGTGAGTGGCTTGTCTACTGAGCAACGCAAGAGGCTAACCATTGCTGTGGAGCTTGTCGCTAACCCTTCAATCATTTTTATGGATGAGCCAACCTCTGGTCTTGATGCTCGGGCAGCTGCAATTGTGATGAGGACTGTAAGGAACACTGTCAACACTGGCAGGACTGTTGTTTGCACCATTCACCAGCCAAGCATTGACATATTTGAAGCATTTGATGAG CTTTTCCTAatgaagagaggaggagaagagataTATGTTGGTCCAGTAGGCCAGAATTCCTCAAAACTGATTGAGTACTTTGAG GTTATTGAAGGCATTAGTAAGATAAAGGATGGATATAACCCAGCAACTTGGATGTTGGAAGTGACCTCTAGTGCCCAGGAGGAGATGCTCGGGATTGATTTCAGTGAAATCTACAGGCAGTCCGAATTATATCA AAGGAACAAGGAACTCATAGAGGAGCTAAGCACACCACCTCCTGGCTCTACTGATCTCCACTTCCCTACACAGTACTCTACATCGATCTTTACTCAATGCCTAGCTTGCTTGTGGAAGCAGAAATTGTCATATTGGAGGAACCCATCCTACACAGCAGTGAGATTACTGTTTACCATCGTCATTGCGCTAATGTTTGGAACCATGTTCTGGGACCTCGGACGAAAAAC TAATACACGACAGGATCTGTTCAATGCCATGGGATCAATGTATGCCGCAGTTCTGTACATTGGAGTGCAGAACTCTGGTACTGTTCAaccagtggtggtggtggagcgaaCAGTCTTTTACCGAGAAAGAGCTGCTGGCATGTATTCAGCTTTCCCGTATGCATTTGGACAG GTTGCGATTGAATTTCCGTACATCCTAGTTCAGACAGTGATATATGGCGTGCTAGTCTATTCTATGATTGGATTTGAGTGGACTGTTGCCAAGTTCCTTTGGTACCtgttcttcatgtacttcacACTGCTCTATTTCACATTCTACGGGATGATGGCAGTAGGCTTGACACCAAACGAAAGCGTAGCAGCTATCATCTCATCAGCATTCTACAACATATGGAACCTCTTCTCAGGATATCTGATCCCTCGACCT AGAATTCCTGTTTGGTGGAGGTGGTACAGTTGGATCTGCCCAGTTGCATGGACGTTCTACGGATTGGTTGCCTCCCAGTTTGGTGATCTCCAACATAACCTCAAGGGCGAAGACAAGGACCAAACCGTGGCACACTTTATCGAAGATTACTTTGGCTTCCATCACGACTTCCTGTGGGTCGTCGCGGTGGTGCACGTTGCCTTCGTTGTGATCTTCACATTCTTGTTCAGTTTTGCCATCATGAAGTTCAACTTCCAGAAGAGATGA
- the LOC133915571 gene encoding ABC transporter G family member 37-like isoform X2 — protein sequence MTVLHDVSGIIKPRRMTLLLGPPGSGKTTLLLALAGKLDKDLKVSGKVTYNGHEMNEFVPQRTAAYISQHDLHMGEMTVRETLAFSARCQGVGTRYEMLIELARREKAANIKPDHDIDVYMKASAIGGQESSIVTDYILKILGLEVCADTVVGNDMLRGISGGQRKRVTTGEMLVGPARALFMDEISTGLDSSTTYQIVNSLRQTIHILGGTAVISLLQPAPETYNLFDDIILLSDGQVVYQGPRENVLEFFEFMGFRCPARKGVADFLQEVTSRKDQGQYWYRQDRPYRFIPVKKFADEFRTFHVGRSIQNELSEPFDRTRSHPAALATSKFGVNRMELLKATIDRELLLMKRNAFMYIFKAVNLTLMAFIVMTTFFRTNMHRDSTYGMIYMGALYFALDTIMFNGFAELAMTVMKLPVFFKQRDLLFFPAWAYTIPSWILQIPITFFEVGVYVFTTYYVIGFDPSVSRFFKQYLLLLVLNQMSSALFRFIAGIGRDMVVSHTFGPLSLLAFVTLGGFILARPDVKKWWIWGYWISPLSYAQNAISTNEFLGHSWSNILPGTNETVGVSVLKSRGIFTESKWYWIGLGALLGYTLLFNLLYTVALSVLSPLTDSHGSMSEEALKEKHANLTGEVIEGHKENKSRRQELELSHSVGQNSVTGSEDSSQSRKGMVLPFAPLSLNFNNIRYSVDMPEAMKAQGVTEDRLLLLKGVSGSFRPGVLTALMGVSGAGKTTLMDVLAGRKTGGYIEGDITISGYPKKQETFARISGYCEQNDIHSPHVTVYESLVFSARLRLPSDVDSETRKMFIEEVMDLVELRSLRGALVGLPGVSGLSTEQRKRLTIAVELVANPSIIFMDEPTSGLDARAAAIVMRTVRNTVNTGRTVVCTIHQPSIDIFEAFDELFLMKRGGEEIYVGPVGQNSSKLIEYFEVIEGISKIKDGYNPATWMLEVTSSAQEEMLGIDFSEIYRQSELYQRNKELIEELSTPPPGSTDLHFPTQYSTSIFTQCLACLWKQKLSYWRNPSYTAVRLLFTIVIALMFGTMFWDLGRKTNTRQDLFNAMGSMYAAVLYIGVQNSGTVQPVVVVERTVFYRERAAGMYSAFPYAFGQVAIEFPYILVQTVIYGVLVYSMIGFEWTVAKFLWYLFFMYFTLLYFTFYGMMAVGLTPNESVAAIISSAFYNIWNLFSGYLIPRPRIPVWWRWYSWICPVAWTFYGLVASQFGDLQHNLKGEDKDQTVAHFIEDYFGFHHDFLWVVAVVHVAFVVIFTFLFSFAIMKFNFQKR from the exons ATGACCGTCCTCCATGACGTCAGCGGGATCATCAAGCCCCGGAG GATGACCTTGCTGCTGGGACCTCCTGGTTCAGGCAAGACCACCTTGCTTCTGGCGTTGGCCGGGAAGCTTGACAAGGACCTCAAGGTTTCCGGTAAGGTTACCTACAATGGCCACGAGATGAACGAGTTTGTCCCGCAAAGGACTGCAGCGTACATCAGCCAACACGATCTCCACATGGGGGAGATGACCGTGAGGGAGACCTTGGCCTTCTCAGCACGATGCCAAGGTGTTGGTACTAGATACG AAATGCTGATTGAGTTGGCGAGAAGGGAAAAGGCAGCGAACATCAAGCCGGATCATGATATTGATGTCTATATGAAG GCCTCAGCTATTGGTGGGCAAGAATCCAGTATTGTTACAGACTACATACTGAAG ATATTAGGACTGGAGGTCTGCGCTGACACGGTGGTAGGAAATGATATGTTGAGGGGTATTTCTGGTGGACAACGGAAGCGTGTCACAACAG GTGAAATGCTTGTTGGTCCAGCAAGAGCTCTGTTCATGGATGAGATATCCACTGGACTGGACAGCTCAACGACATACCAGATTGTGAATTCCCTTAGGCAGACCATCCACATCCTTGGTGGAACTGCTGTCATCTCCTTGCTCCAGCCAGCACCTGAAACATACAACTTATTTGATGACATTATACTCCTCTCTGACGGGCAGGTTGTGTACCAGGGCCCCCGTGAAAATGTGCTCGAGTTCTTTGAGTTCATGGGCTTCAGATGCCCCGCACGAAAGGGTGTTGCTGATTTCTTGCAGGAA GTGACATCAAGGAAAGACCAGGGGCAGTATTGGTATAGGCAGGACAGGCCATACCGTTTTATACCCGTGAAGAAATTTGCTGATGAATTCCGTACCTTCCACGTGGGCCGGTCCATACAAAATGAACTTTCAGAGCCCTTTGATAGGACCCGCAGCCATCCTGCTGCTCTTGCTACTTCAAAGTTTGGTGTCAATAGGATGGAATTGCTCAAAGCCACTATTGATAGAGAGCTTCTACTCATGAAGAGGAATGCATTTATGTACATTTTCAAAGCTGTTAAT CTAACTCTTATGGCATTTATCGTGATGACCACATTTTTCCGTACGAACATGCACCGTGATTCTACTTATGGAATGATCTACATGGGAGCACTCTACTTTGCCCTCGACACAATCATGTTCAATGGTTTCGCAGAGCTTGCCATGACTGTCATGAAACTGCCTGTTTTCTTCAAGCAGAGGGATCTTCTCTTCTTCCCTGCATGGGCCTACACCATACCATCGTGGATTCTTCAGATCCCTATCACATTTTTTGAAGTCGGAGTTTATGTATTCACCACATACTATGTCATTGGATTCGATCCCAGTGTGAGCAG GTTCTTTAAGCAGTATCTGCTGCTCCTTGTACTGAATCAGATGTCATCTGCACTTTTCCGCTTCATTGCTGGAATTGGAAGAGACATGGTTGTGTCTCACACCTTTGGACCTTTATCACTGTTGGCTTTCGTGACACTGGGTGGCTTTATCCTTGCAAGAC CTGATGTGAAGAAATGGTGGATTTGGGGTTACTGGATCTCTCCGCTATCATACGCACAGAATGCTATTTCAACAAATGAATTTCTAGGGCATAGTTGGAGCAAT ATTCTTCCTGGAACAAATGAGACTGTGGGAGTTAGTGTTCTTAAATCTCGTGGCATCTTTACTGAATCTAAGTGGTATTGGATCGGGCTCGGTGCCTTGCTTGGATATACGCTCCTCTTTAACCTGCTCTATACTGTAGCTCTTTCAGTTTTGAGTC CATTAACTGACTCTCACGGATCAATGTCCGAAGAGGCATTGAAAGAAAAGCATGCCAACTTAACCGGTGAAGTCATTGAGGGACATAAGGAAAATAAATCTAGAAGGCAGGAATTGGAGTTGTCCCACAGTGTTGGCCAAAACTCTGTGACTGGCAGTGAGGATTCTAGTCAGAGCAGGAAGGGAATGGTACTCCCATTTGCACCATTGTCACTTAATTTTAACAACATAAGATACTCAGTGGACATGCCCGAG GCAATGAAAGCACaaggagtaacagaagaccgcCTGCTGCTTTTGAAGGGTGTTAGTGGTTCTTTCAGACCAGGAGTACTTACTGCATTGATGGGTGTTAGTGGTGCCGGAAAGACCACTCTGATGGATGTATTAGCAGGCAGAAAAACTGGAGGCTACATTGAAGGAGATATCACTATCTCAGGCTATCCAAAGAAGCAAGAGACCTTTGCACGTATATCAGGATACTGTGAGCAAAATGATATTCATTCTCCACACGTAACAGTATATGAGTCACTCGTGTTTTCTGCAAGGCTGCGGCTTCCTTCAGATGTCGATTCAGAAACAAGAAAG ATGTTCATCGAGGAGGTCATGGATCTTGTAGAGCTCAGATCATTGAGGGGTGCACTTGTTGGGCTTCCTGGAGTGAGTGGCTTGTCTACTGAGCAACGCAAGAGGCTAACCATTGCTGTGGAGCTTGTCGCTAACCCTTCAATCATTTTTATGGATGAGCCAACCTCTGGTCTTGATGCTCGGGCAGCTGCAATTGTGATGAGGACTGTAAGGAACACTGTCAACACTGGCAGGACTGTTGTTTGCACCATTCACCAGCCAAGCATTGACATATTTGAAGCATTTGATGAG CTTTTCCTAatgaagagaggaggagaagagataTATGTTGGTCCAGTAGGCCAGAATTCCTCAAAACTGATTGAGTACTTTGAG GTTATTGAAGGCATTAGTAAGATAAAGGATGGATATAACCCAGCAACTTGGATGTTGGAAGTGACCTCTAGTGCCCAGGAGGAGATGCTCGGGATTGATTTCAGTGAAATCTACAGGCAGTCCGAATTATATCA AAGGAACAAGGAACTCATAGAGGAGCTAAGCACACCACCTCCTGGCTCTACTGATCTCCACTTCCCTACACAGTACTCTACATCGATCTTTACTCAATGCCTAGCTTGCTTGTGGAAGCAGAAATTGTCATATTGGAGGAACCCATCCTACACAGCAGTGAGATTACTGTTTACCATCGTCATTGCGCTAATGTTTGGAACCATGTTCTGGGACCTCGGACGAAAAAC TAATACACGACAGGATCTGTTCAATGCCATGGGATCAATGTATGCCGCAGTTCTGTACATTGGAGTGCAGAACTCTGGTACTGTTCAaccagtggtggtggtggagcgaaCAGTCTTTTACCGAGAAAGAGCTGCTGGCATGTATTCAGCTTTCCCGTATGCATTTGGACAG GTTGCGATTGAATTTCCGTACATCCTAGTTCAGACAGTGATATATGGCGTGCTAGTCTATTCTATGATTGGATTTGAGTGGACTGTTGCCAAGTTCCTTTGGTACCtgttcttcatgtacttcacACTGCTCTATTTCACATTCTACGGGATGATGGCAGTAGGCTTGACACCAAACGAAAGCGTAGCAGCTATCATCTCATCAGCATTCTACAACATATGGAACCTCTTCTCAGGATATCTGATCCCTCGACCT AGAATTCCTGTTTGGTGGAGGTGGTACAGTTGGATCTGCCCAGTTGCATGGACGTTCTACGGATTGGTTGCCTCCCAGTTTGGTGATCTCCAACATAACCTCAAGGGCGAAGACAAGGACCAAACCGTGGCACACTTTATCGAAGATTACTTTGGCTTCCATCACGACTTCCTGTGGGTCGTCGCGGTGGTGCACGTTGCCTTCGTTGTGATCTTCACATTCTTGTTCAGTTTTGCCATCATGAAGTTCAACTTCCAGAAGAGATGA